The sequence below is a genomic window from Monodelphis domestica isolate mMonDom1 chromosome 2, mMonDom1.pri, whole genome shotgun sequence.
CTCTTAGCTCTTTCTCTGGGATTTAATTCTTAGGTGGATGGTGAGTGGAGGCCCTGTTCTTCAGGGTGAAGTGGTGTGGGAGAttcaaatgaaagatgaggcattGCACTGAAACTTGGATTTGTGTGTTTCCATCCTATCACTGTTCCTGACTGAGTTTCTTATTTGGGTcagtattttccttcctttcctcgtTGGGCTGAGGGGAAGAGATTTTTCTTTGGTtaatagacagacagaaatacaGGGCTGATAGAGTGGGCCAGAAAAAGAGAATCCAAATATGTGGTCCCTGAGCTTCATGCTCCCATAGTGTTTAGGTACTGGTCCTGCCTGAGAACTGGGGTGAGGGTAGGAGAGaaaggatgaggcaaagaaggttgaACACGACATGTACAATTTGTAGGGGCTAATCTTACACTCCTGCTATGAGAAATGGCATTTTGTGATATTAGAAGCATTTTGGTGAAGGAGTTTCTCTGCTGATCTCTTTTTTCTCAGGAGGATTCCTGGTGAGTGACTTCTCTCTGTCCTGCCTGCTCTATTCACCTCTCAAGGAATTTCTGCTTTGTTGCTTGCTGATtttccatctctgcctcttttAGTTCTCTTTTACTTTTCAGTCTCTCTTCTCAACTCattgcttttctcttccttcttttttcctgcctctctctctctctgcctttctgggCAATTCTTCTTGTTCTTATTCTGTTTGTATCTAATTTTGACTTCCttgcctttcccctttcctttcttttcctctttcctttccttttccctttcttttcctctcctttcttcttccctctcttctcccttctcactCCTCTCACTTCcctcttctgtcccctttctttttctttttcttttttgctttactTGTTAAAAAGCCTAAAGTCAAATGCATGCATATAGACATTTATTACATGATTAATAGGTATTACCTGTTTCTCTAGAGCACAGCTATTCAAGATATGATCATACAGGCTATTAGAAGAGACAAGACATGCATGCAATAGCTTCAGTATAAGGCACTATGTCATAAGGGTGGTCTAGACAAGATATTTAGGATTTTGGTGAGATCATTTCAGTCTAGAGTGATAAATGAAGGCTTTGTAGTGGAGGTGGCATTCAAGTTGATCTTTAAAAGATGTGTGTCAGATTTTAAAAGGGAGGAATGGGGTGTAAGGAGGAGGGCATTCCAGTTAGAAAAAATGGTCTGAGCTTTGTTAGCACAGAGAATTCAGTTCAAAAATACAAAACGGAAtgcacatttattaagaacctattatgTTTTAGACATGGTTCTATATactagtgatacaaagacaaaaaaaagaaatgatcccTATCCTCAAAAAGCTTGCATTCTATTTGAGGAGTAGGGGTCTGCAAATAAATATGGTATGAGGAAAACTGAGAACAAGGAAATATTTCTAAGAAGACAATTGTGAGAAAAGAACTTTGTCAACTTTGAAGTGCTATGTAAACATATGTTGCTgttattttcatctgtaaaattggggtgCTAGACTagattttgaaaattattcatctttttttttttttgtgacaagAGAAACAGACTGTCAGACCAGTAGCTTCTTTCCTTAATCCAAACTCATCAGAGTATGGAGAAGGATATAGTGAAAGCAGACATGTTCATCTCATCAATCTTCTCCCTATCTTCCACCAATGCTTCTAGCATTAGGAGTCCTTCCTATAGGGGCATTCTTGTGTGAATGAGCCCCATGCTTCCACCCTGGCTCTTAACATATTTGCTTCTGTCCCTATATATAACTAGCCCCTGGTGCCAAAGAGGTCAAGACTTTTTATTCAACCCACTTCATATAGAGAAAGCCATTTTACAGACTATTCTTGCCTCATTCCCAGCTACTGACCAAGTGCAAAGTTGTTAACTATATGAATGTTTATTCCATATTTAATATGCAGCTAAGGGACTGAAGATGTACACACTGGACTGCTGATAAATCAGCTTTTATAACTCTTGAGTTTCTCTTGAAACCATCCAATTAGTATGGAGAAGATTCCAGACAGAGTTGGGCATATGGAAAGTCTCCCTACTAATCCTTAATACAGCTGTCCTTTTCTTTCCACCCATAATTCATCAATCCCAGAAATTTCTCAAAGAAATTTTCTGTGTAAagtctagatgacttctgagaacCCTtgtaactctaaatctgtgatcctatggaATTCTCTgttgaactattttttttaatgcttgccttctatcttagaatccatactacttattggttccaaggcagaagggtgataaaGTCTAGGTAATTTGGGTTGAGTGATTTACTCAgtatcatatagctaggaaatatcagaggtcaaatttgaacccaggagcccCTGTCTTGaggcctgactctttatctaTTGAACCACCTCTCTCTTGATTTCTGCCCCCCccattattttaaaagtcaactgtctttaatgttttattatagttttcatttctatgtatattatataagCTCATGCTCATATTTTACCCCTTAAAAATTGGTTAACTTTTAATCACTAGTTAACCTACTTTCCCCTATTTTGGTAAGGGCAGAAACGAAGAAAGATACATAAATATTAAAGTTCTCTGAGCCAGGTGATTATATCCCCAGCTACCTGGGGGTAGCACaatgagttttattattttttaaaaactattggGTGGTCCACAATGCTTTGAAAGAAGGAATTGACTGAGAATTGATGGCTGTATAGATGGATTGGATTCCAGATCATGCAGTTAGAACTGAAAGGTAACAGAGTtcaatgagttcttttttttttttaaacccttaccttccatcttggagtcaataccatgtattggctccaaggcaaaagagtggtaagggtaggcaatgggggtcaagtgacttgcccagggtcacacagctgggaagtgtctgaggccagatttgtacctaggacctcccgtctctaggactggctctcaatccactgagctacccagctgctcccaacaattttatagataaaaaaggtTCAGAGAGTTAAGTGAGTtacccatggtcatatagctacttGTCTGTGGCAGAATTTATACTCAGGTCTTCACTACTAAGTACTCTATTTACTTTTCACCTAGCTGCCTGGATAGATAGAAAAGGTTTTATCTAGAGAAATGACTGAGTCTCAGTATTCATCTGTTTCTTTCACTAGGTGATGTTGAACAGAAGAAACATGGGGCCATGGCTGAACCATTCATTAGTAGGTGACTTCATCCTTTTGGGCATCTTCTCACACAGCCAAACTGATCTTGTCCTTTTCTCTGCTGTCCTGGTGGTCTTTACAGTGGCCTTGGCTGGGAAtatcctccttctcttcctgatCTATAGTGATGCCCAGCTCCATACTCCCATGTACTTTTTCCTTAGCCATCTCTCCTTTATGGATCTCACTCTGATCTGTACCATTGTGCCCAAGATGGCTGACAATTTCATACATGAGAGAAAGTCAATTTCTTTCATTGGATGTGGGCTTCAGATTGGTCTCTTTGTCACCCTAGTTGGCTCTGAGGGTCTTCTACTTGGCCTCATGGCTTATGACCGCTATGTGGCCATCAACCACCCATTACGCTACCATGTGCTCATGAGCCAAAGAGTGTGCCTTCAGATTGTTGGTAGCTCCTGGGCCTTTGGAACCTTAGATGGGTTGATCCAAGTAGTGGCAGCCATGACTTTCCCCTATTGTGGTTCTCGAGAAGTGGATCACTTTTTCTGTGAGGTGCCAGCTTTGTTGAAGCTGGCTTGTGCTGACACATCTCTCTTTGATACCCTACTTTTTTCCTGCTGTGTTTTTAtgctcctccttcctttctccataattGTGGCTTCCTATGCCAAAATCCTGAGGGCTGTGATCAGCATGAATTCTGCCCAAGCCCGACAAAAAGCTCTGACTACCTGTTCTTCCCATCTGGCAgctgtctctctcttttatgGGGCAGCCATGTTCATCTACCTGAGACCAAAGCGCTACCGTGCTCCTGGTCATGACAAGATAGTCTCCCTCTTCTACACAGTCCTCACACCCATGCTCAAC
It includes:
- the LOC100618565 gene encoding olfactory receptor 56-like, which gives rise to MLNRRNMGPWLNHSLVGDFILLGIFSHSQTDLVLFSAVLVVFTVALAGNILLLFLIYSDAQLHTPMYFFLSHLSFMDLTLICTIVPKMADNFIHERKSISFIGCGLQIGLFVTLVGSEGLLLGLMAYDRYVAINHPLRYHVLMSQRVCLQIVGSSWAFGTLDGLIQVVAAMTFPYCGSREVDHFFCEVPALLKLACADTSLFDTLLFSCCVFMLLLPFSIIVASYAKILRAVISMNSAQARQKALTTCSSHLAAVSLFYGAAMFIYLRPKRYRAPGHDKIVSLFYTVLTPMLNPLIYSLRNREVMGALRKKLNRWVTDCQK